From Microlunatus capsulatus, a single genomic window includes:
- a CDS encoding M23 family metallopeptidase has translation MARLARRLRTHLAVTALAVSVSSALTVALLVPSAAADSLTDRRDAVTQALSRSKSDLSESSRALAAAGAALSAAQGQLDTARAELARTQDELAAAHDRDVAMAAKLTKAKAELAKAKAAVVAGQKALDAKKRLAGAIVRDQYQQQTNLMPIALLLENTSTSDLQTRLQWSTTMFDTTGNAIEELKALQVELEAEKARQAELEAQIAADRREAAANLEAKKRLQAQAAAQEANVASLVQQQAAVRASAADDVAADRAQYAQLTQERATVEKRIATRIAKAKAEAAAQKAAEQRARQAAARKAADRAAAEARRAKEESRKAQQDKASSRGSSSKGSSSGGSSSGGSSAGGSSSGGSSSGGSSSGGSSSSGGSSASHGFSYPVSAPITSPYGNRFHPVLHVWKLHDGTDFGAGCGTAIRAPYSGRVAERYYNGGYGNRLMIDHGMVDGRYVTTGYNHAIRYTVSVGQHVSKGQVIGYVGTTGYSTGCHLHLMVWLDGGLTNPMTWF, from the coding sequence GTGGCCCGGCTGGCCCGTCGGCTGCGGACCCACCTGGCGGTGACGGCGCTCGCGGTCTCGGTCAGCTCCGCGCTGACGGTGGCGCTCCTCGTCCCCTCCGCCGCGGCCGACAGCCTGACCGACCGCCGCGACGCGGTGACCCAGGCGCTGTCCCGCAGCAAGAGCGACCTCAGCGAGTCCAGCCGCGCGCTGGCCGCCGCAGGGGCGGCGCTCTCGGCGGCGCAGGGCCAGCTGGACACCGCGCGGGCCGAGCTGGCCCGCACCCAGGACGAGCTCGCCGCGGCCCACGACCGGGACGTCGCCATGGCGGCGAAGCTGACCAAGGCCAAGGCCGAGCTGGCCAAGGCCAAGGCGGCCGTCGTCGCCGGCCAGAAGGCCCTCGACGCGAAGAAGCGCCTGGCCGGCGCCATCGTCCGCGACCAGTACCAGCAGCAGACGAACCTCATGCCCATCGCGCTGCTGCTCGAGAACACCTCGACGTCGGACCTGCAGACCCGTCTGCAGTGGTCGACCACCATGTTCGACACGACCGGCAACGCCATCGAGGAGCTCAAGGCGCTGCAGGTGGAGCTGGAGGCCGAGAAGGCCCGGCAGGCCGAGCTGGAGGCCCAGATCGCCGCCGACCGCCGCGAGGCGGCGGCCAACCTCGAGGCGAAGAAGCGGCTGCAGGCCCAGGCGGCGGCGCAGGAGGCGAACGTCGCCTCCCTCGTCCAGCAGCAGGCGGCCGTCCGGGCCTCGGCGGCCGACGACGTGGCCGCGGACCGGGCGCAGTACGCCCAGCTCACCCAGGAGCGCGCGACCGTCGAGAAGCGGATCGCCACCCGGATCGCGAAGGCCAAGGCCGAGGCCGCCGCCCAGAAGGCGGCCGAGCAGCGGGCCCGGCAGGCCGCGGCCCGCAAGGCCGCCGACCGCGCCGCGGCCGAGGCCCGGCGGGCGAAGGAGGAGTCCCGCAAGGCCCAGCAGGACAAGGCCTCCTCGAGGGGCTCGTCCTCGAAGGGCTCGTCCTCGGGCGGCTCGTCCTCCGGCGGCTCCAGCGCGGGTGGCAGCTCCTCGGGCGGCTCCAGCTCGGGCGGCAGCTCGTCCGGCGGCAGCTCGTCCTCGGGCGGCTCCAGTGCCTCGCACGGCTTCAGCTACCCGGTGTCGGCGCCCATCACGTCGCCCTACGGCAACCGCTTCCACCCCGTGCTGCACGTCTGGAAGCTGCACGATGGCACCGACTTCGGCGCCGGGTGCGGCACCGCCATCCGGGCGCCCTACTCCGGCCGGGTCGCCGAGCGCTACTACAACGGCGGCTACGGCAACCGGCTGATGATCGACCACGGCATGGTCGACGGCCGCTACGTGACCACCGGCTACAACCACGCCATCCGCTACACCGTCTCGGTGGGCCAGCACGTGAGCAAGGGCCAGGTGATCGGCTACGTCGGCACCACCGGCTACTCGACCGGCTGCCACCTGCACCTGATGGTCTGGCTCGACGGCGGGCTGACGAACCCGATGACCTGGTTCTGA